One Desulfatitalea tepidiphila genomic region harbors:
- a CDS encoding GGDEF domain-containing response regulator — protein sequence MGEESHPLLDAHILIVDDDAAIRESMDEFIGMAGFRSSTAASAEDALDILDHDYFDVVITDIMLPGMDGLELTDRIKKKHEIDVIVMTGYSGDYSYEEAISKGASDFVFKPVRFEELLLRLKRVLKERRLTQERTQMLEKLKRLSITDGLTKLYNSRYFYNQLKIEIDRTERYQRPLSLLLLDIDKFKDYNDTYGHLEGDQVLIRLGQVIRSCLRKMDSAYRYGGEEFTVILPETEGDEAATVAERIRTAVEMERFTPVKDGDPVSITISIGVTEYNRKEEVALFVQRADKAMYQSKQAGRNRVSCLFTSKS from the coding sequence ATGGGCGAAGAATCACACCCTTTGCTGGATGCCCACATCTTGATCGTGGACGACGATGCCGCCATCCGAGAGTCGATGGACGAGTTTATCGGCATGGCGGGATTCCGATCGTCCACGGCGGCCAGCGCGGAAGACGCCCTGGACATCCTGGACCATGACTACTTCGATGTGGTCATCACGGACATCATGCTTCCGGGCATGGATGGATTGGAACTCACCGATCGCATTAAAAAAAAGCATGAGATCGATGTGATCGTGATGACCGGTTACAGTGGCGACTACTCTTACGAGGAGGCCATCAGCAAAGGCGCCAGTGATTTTGTGTTCAAGCCGGTGCGTTTCGAAGAACTGCTGCTCAGGCTCAAACGGGTGCTCAAAGAGCGGCGTCTGACCCAGGAACGAACCCAGATGCTCGAAAAACTCAAACGGCTCTCCATCACCGACGGACTGACCAAGCTCTACAACTCACGCTACTTCTACAATCAACTCAAAATCGAAATCGATCGCACCGAACGCTACCAGCGGCCGTTGAGCCTGCTCCTGCTGGATATCGATAAATTCAAAGATTATAACGACACCTACGGCCATCTGGAAGGAGACCAGGTGCTCATCCGGTTGGGCCAGGTCATCAGGAGCTGTCTGCGAAAGATGGATTCGGCGTACCGTTACGGGGGCGAGGAGTTTACCGTGATCCTGCCGGAAACCGAAGGCGACGAGGCGGCCACCGTGGCCGAGCGCATTCGGACGGCGGTGGAGATGGAGCGCTTTACCCCTGTCAAAGACGGCGATCCGGTATCGATTACCATCAGTATCGGGGTGACCGAATACAACCGCAAAGAAGAGGTCGCCCTTTTCGTCCAGCGGGCCGACAAGGCCATGTACCAATCCAAACAGGCCGGTCGCAACCGGGTCTCCTGTCTGTTTACCAGCAAGTCGTGA
- a CDS encoding RNA polymerase sigma factor — protein MSGSNENDNSNLSGRGEQTARLVTLAQNGDHTAFHRLADRYQPEIFRMMYYRTRSRMDAEDLTQDVFLRAYKQIGRIESPALFRSWLYRIAVNRVKDFYRRQRIKSLVGWVSMDEEGFRESEEMVVAPDAEERLDRRDFWNRVEGLLERLSKKEREAFLLRFFDQLSIQEMTTAMGKNESTVKTHLYRALNKIKAAMAETPDKDDFWESI, from the coding sequence ATGAGCGGATCCAACGAAAACGACAATTCGAATCTTTCCGGCCGGGGCGAACAGACCGCCCGGCTGGTGACCCTGGCCCAAAATGGAGATCACACGGCTTTTCATCGCCTGGCGGATCGATATCAGCCGGAAATCTTCCGCATGATGTACTACCGGACCCGCTCCAGAATGGATGCTGAGGATTTGACCCAGGACGTGTTTCTCAGGGCCTACAAACAAATCGGCCGGATCGAATCACCGGCGCTTTTTCGCAGTTGGCTCTATCGGATCGCCGTCAACCGGGTGAAGGACTTTTACCGCCGGCAACGGATCAAATCCCTTGTGGGATGGGTCTCCATGGACGAGGAAGGATTTCGGGAGAGCGAAGAGATGGTTGTGGCGCCCGATGCCGAGGAGCGATTGGATCGCCGGGATTTCTGGAACCGCGTGGAGGGATTGCTGGAGCGATTGTCGAAAAAGGAGCGGGAGGCGTTTTTGCTGCGATTTTTCGATCAGCTCTCCATCCAGGAGATGACAACTGCCATGGGCAAGAATGAGAGTACCGTCAAGACCCATCTGTATCGTGCCCTGAATAAGATCAAGGCTGCCATGGCCGAAACGCCCGACAAAGATGATTTTTGGGAGTCGATATGA
- a CDS encoding 4Fe-4S binding protein: MRIITARRISQIFFVLLFIWFCMAATLGERWWQLRGWPVNWLLQLDPLHALGLWLATHTLYKGMLWGVLTLALTFVLGRFFCGWICPFGALQQLMGVLGKQGLKPAQRIARNRPHAAQWIKYGLLLFVLALAAADMMNFVVSSSRQSPLVFWGGLAAAVVGLVVLHAFQWIRMRRDVAVIVAALLTGGLLFEWMAPESRWLAASLQTGLLDPIALMHRSVNLVVVPLVDAPLKVTSALPRVYPGSLLIGLLFLLFLLLSLRVPRFYCRFVCPLGALFGLCSRWSIWRIGQAGDGCTHCLRCERDCEGACAPAETIRISECVLCLNCLDRCGHGVMGYHLTPSAAGESASPDLTRRQVVVALAAGLVGAPVMRLEGSAGLDWNPSVIRPPGALSEEAFLARCIKCGQCMRICPTNVIHPAGLQGGLEGLWAPMLNFRVGSSGCQHNCVACSFVCPTAALRPISVDERMGRGAFAGSGPLRIGMAFVDRGRCLPWAMDTPCIVCQENCPVSPKAIFTREEFRQVRGGLYMVKTAEGHTLVLQTTALRQDQYATGDYFCRYADEPPRPIAASNDDSLTLGPQPVWSRWPEPGQPIEVLIRLQQPYVDPTRCIGCGVCEHECPVQGRRAIRVTAENESRNPSHRLVLS; encoded by the coding sequence ATGAGAATCATCACCGCGCGCAGAATCAGCCAGATTTTTTTCGTTCTGCTGTTCATCTGGTTTTGCATGGCCGCCACCCTGGGCGAGCGATGGTGGCAGCTGCGCGGCTGGCCGGTCAACTGGCTGCTGCAGCTCGATCCGCTCCATGCCCTGGGGCTGTGGCTCGCAACCCATACCCTTTACAAGGGAATGCTGTGGGGGGTGCTGACGCTGGCCCTCACCTTTGTTCTGGGACGTTTTTTTTGCGGCTGGATCTGCCCGTTTGGTGCGCTGCAGCAGCTGATGGGCGTATTGGGCAAACAGGGTTTGAAACCGGCGCAGCGAATCGCCCGCAACCGGCCCCATGCGGCCCAATGGATCAAATATGGGTTGCTCCTCTTCGTGCTGGCGCTGGCGGCGGCGGACATGATGAATTTCGTTGTGTCTTCCAGCCGGCAGTCGCCGTTAGTGTTCTGGGGGGGATTGGCGGCAGCGGTGGTCGGGTTGGTCGTTCTGCATGCTTTTCAATGGATACGGATGCGCCGCGATGTGGCCGTCATTGTGGCCGCGCTGTTGACCGGCGGGCTGCTCTTCGAATGGATGGCGCCCGAAAGTCGCTGGTTGGCCGCTTCGCTGCAAACCGGGCTTCTCGATCCTATCGCCCTGATGCATCGTTCGGTCAACCTGGTGGTGGTGCCCCTAGTGGATGCCCCCTTGAAGGTTACATCCGCCCTTCCGCGCGTCTATCCGGGCAGCTTATTGATTGGCCTGCTTTTCCTGCTGTTTTTGTTGTTGTCCCTGCGTGTGCCGCGATTTTACTGCCGTTTCGTCTGCCCGCTGGGTGCGCTGTTCGGGCTCTGCAGCCGGTGGAGCATCTGGCGCATCGGCCAGGCGGGCGACGGCTGTACTCATTGTCTCCGGTGCGAGCGGGACTGCGAAGGGGCCTGTGCACCGGCGGAGACCATCCGGATCAGTGAATGTGTCCTGTGTCTCAACTGCCTGGATCGCTGCGGTCACGGGGTTATGGGATACCATCTCACGCCGTCGGCGGCCGGAGAGTCGGCTTCACCGGATCTGACCCGCCGCCAGGTGGTGGTGGCGCTGGCTGCCGGCCTGGTCGGCGCGCCGGTGATGCGCCTCGAAGGCAGCGCCGGCCTTGACTGGAACCCAAGTGTGATCCGGCCGCCGGGCGCCCTGTCAGAGGAGGCCTTTCTGGCCCGCTGCATCAAGTGCGGCCAATGTATGCGGATCTGCCCGACCAACGTCATTCATCCCGCCGGGCTGCAAGGCGGGCTCGAGGGGCTGTGGGCGCCCATGCTCAACTTTCGCGTGGGCAGCAGCGGCTGCCAGCACAATTGCGTGGCCTGCAGTTTCGTATGCCCGACCGCAGCCCTGCGGCCCATCAGCGTGGATGAGCGCATGGGGCGCGGGGCATTTGCCGGGAGCGGTCCCTTGCGGATCGGCATGGCCTTCGTCGATCGGGGCCGCTGCCTGCCTTGGGCCATGGACACCCCGTGCATCGTCTGCCAGGAAAACTGTCCGGTGAGTCCCAAGGCCATTTTTACCCGCGAGGAGTTCCGGCAGGTACGGGGCGGTCTATACATGGTAAAGACCGCCGAGGGCCATACCCTTGTTCTGCAAACGACGGCGTTGCGCCAGGATCAGTACGCCACCGGCGATTACTTTTGCCGTTACGCAGACGAGCCACCTCGCCCTATTGCGGCCAGCAACGACGATTCACTCACCTTGGGGCCGCAACCGGTCTGGTCCCGATGGCCCGAACCTGGGCAACCCATCGAGGTGCTGATCCGGTTGCAACAGCCGTATGTGGACCCGACCCGGTGCATCGGCTGCGGTGTCTGCGAACATGAGTGTCCGGTTCAGGGCCGCCGGGCGATTCGCGTCACCGCCGAAAACGAATCGCGCAACCCGTCCCATCGTCTGGTGTTGTCCTAG
- the lepA gene encoding translation elongation factor 4: protein MKEIRNFSIIAHIDHGKSTLSDRLIQAAHIVADRDFKDQILDTMDIERERGITIKSQTVCLPYEAANGRTYTLNLIDTPGHVDFSYEVSRALASCEGALLLVDASQGVEAQTLANFLLAMDHNLEIIPVINKIDLPSADIERVRHEIEEDLGLDAETAVLVSAKEGTGIPELMETIVTKLPPPKGDPDAPLQALIFDSHYDPFRGTIVHFRVFQGTLKAGDRIRFMSNRQTYKVEEVGLFQIVRKPQKELTAGEVGYMIAGIKTVSDTRCGDTITLDSRPCDKPLPGFREAKPVVFASIYPVAADEYDELAIAIEKLKLNDASLIYEKDSSAALGFGFRCGFLGLLHLEVVQERLEREYDQSIILTVPSVQYKLILNDGTEMVIDNPALYPDPTTIEQSLEPFIRASIIIPDRYMGAVMKLCLDRRGINKNYQYLTSNRLEMIFELPLSEVIYDFYDRLKSVTQGYGSFDYEIIDYRPGKLVKLDILINGERVDALSQLVHEERAYTRARVACDKLKEEIPRQMFKIAIQGAVGGKILSRSTVNPFRKDVTAKCYGGDITRKRKLLEKQKKGKKRMKMVGQVMLPQSAFLAVLKTDSD from the coding sequence ATGAAAGAAATCCGTAACTTCAGCATTATCGCCCATATCGATCACGGCAAGTCCACCCTTTCGGACCGCCTGATCCAGGCTGCCCATATCGTCGCGGATCGCGATTTCAAGGATCAGATCCTCGACACCATGGATATCGAACGCGAGCGCGGCATCACGATCAAGAGCCAGACCGTCTGCCTGCCTTACGAGGCGGCTAACGGCCGCACCTACACCCTCAACCTGATCGACACGCCGGGCCATGTGGACTTTTCCTACGAGGTCTCCCGGGCCCTGGCCTCCTGCGAAGGCGCCCTGCTGCTCGTCGATGCCAGCCAGGGCGTCGAAGCCCAGACCCTGGCCAACTTCCTTCTGGCCATGGACCACAACCTGGAGATCATCCCGGTCATCAACAAGATCGATCTGCCGTCGGCGGACATCGAACGGGTCAGGCATGAGATCGAAGAGGATCTCGGCCTGGACGCGGAAACCGCCGTCCTGGTCTCGGCCAAGGAGGGCACCGGCATCCCCGAACTGATGGAGACCATCGTCACCAAACTGCCGCCCCCCAAAGGCGATCCCGATGCACCGCTGCAGGCCCTGATTTTCGACTCCCACTATGATCCCTTCCGGGGGACCATCGTCCACTTCAGGGTTTTCCAGGGGACCCTCAAGGCCGGCGACCGCATCCGGTTCATGTCCAACCGCCAGACCTACAAGGTGGAAGAGGTGGGGTTGTTCCAGATCGTTCGCAAACCCCAGAAAGAACTGACCGCCGGAGAGGTGGGTTACATGATCGCCGGCATCAAGACCGTGAGCGACACGCGCTGCGGCGACACGATCACTTTGGACAGCCGGCCGTGCGACAAGCCCCTGCCCGGCTTCCGGGAAGCCAAACCGGTGGTGTTCGCCTCGATCTACCCGGTGGCGGCGGATGAGTACGACGAGCTGGCCATCGCCATCGAAAAACTCAAGCTCAACGACGCCTCCCTGATCTACGAAAAGGACAGCTCGGCGGCCTTGGGGTTCGGCTTCCGCTGCGGTTTCCTGGGACTGCTGCATCTGGAGGTGGTGCAGGAGCGCCTGGAGCGCGAATACGACCAATCGATCATCCTCACGGTGCCATCGGTGCAGTACAAGTTGATCCTCAACGACGGCACCGAGATGGTCATCGACAACCCGGCCCTGTATCCCGACCCCACGACCATCGAGCAGTCGCTGGAGCCCTTCATTCGTGCCAGCATCATCATTCCCGACCGCTACATGGGTGCGGTGATGAAGCTCTGCCTGGACCGGCGCGGCATCAACAAAAATTACCAGTATCTGACCAGCAACCGGCTGGAAATGATCTTCGAGCTGCCCCTCTCCGAAGTGATCTACGACTTTTACGACCGGCTCAAATCGGTCACCCAGGGCTATGGCTCGTTCGACTATGAAATCATCGACTACCGGCCGGGCAAGTTGGTCAAGCTGGACATCCTCATCAACGGCGAGCGGGTGGATGCCCTCTCCCAACTGGTGCACGAGGAGCGGGCCTACACGCGGGCCCGGGTGGCCTGTGACAAACTCAAGGAGGAGATCCCCCGCCAGATGTTCAAAATCGCCATCCAGGGCGCGGTGGGCGGCAAGATCCTCTCGCGCTCCACGGTCAACCCCTTCCGCAAGGACGTGACCGCCAAATGTTACGGGGGAGACATCACACGCAAACGCAAGCTGTTGGAAAAGCAGAAAAAGGGCAAAAAGCGCATGAAGATGGTGGGCCAGGTGATGCTGCCCCAGAGCGCCTTCCTCGCCGTTCTCAAGACCGACAGCGATTGA
- a CDS encoding DUF6599 family protein, translating into MPFGGIIHRSPAIDRAARHAPSRRERLLSLLLIGLICLIGMAVYAVHHRFDPGQWRARATDEAPSVSTAVSSTDGQPEVANLRPISAPERYDAATLSDKIDGKAELYLAAGFESLETVRFALVSPPGPWLERYVYTMASDTSAYAVYSQQRRAKAEPLDLTGDAYRSANGIFMAHGVFYVEMIASDASAAVMQAALGLARDFVDAHPVRGRAADERDLFPEEGRLSEKVTLTAANAFGFDRFDRVFSAPYRLGEHAATAFLSRRKSTDEAAVLAEAYGAFLLEYGGVAVPAPSDLPPMTIIEILDGFEIVFSRGDLIGGVHEATDLQVALALADRLYRNLGEGMGAR; encoded by the coding sequence GTGCCGTTTGGAGGTATCATTCACCGCTCCCCCGCCATCGATCGTGCGGCAAGGCATGCCCCTTCCCGGCGCGAGCGTCTTCTCAGTCTCCTGCTGATCGGGCTGATATGCCTGATCGGCATGGCCGTTTATGCCGTTCACCATCGTTTCGATCCCGGCCAATGGCGTGCCCGGGCGACGGACGAGGCGCCATCGGTCTCCACCGCGGTTTCGTCCACCGATGGGCAACCTGAGGTGGCCAACCTCCGTCCCATCTCCGCGCCGGAGCGATACGATGCCGCCACCTTGTCGGACAAGATCGACGGCAAGGCGGAACTCTATCTCGCCGCCGGATTCGAATCGCTAGAGACCGTGCGCTTCGCCCTGGTCTCACCCCCCGGACCGTGGCTCGAACGTTATGTTTACACCATGGCGAGCGACACCAGCGCCTATGCCGTTTACAGCCAGCAGCGCCGGGCAAAGGCCGAGCCACTGGACTTGACCGGCGATGCGTATCGATCGGCCAACGGCATCTTCATGGCCCACGGCGTTTTTTATGTGGAGATGATCGCATCGGACGCGTCGGCGGCGGTGATGCAGGCGGCCCTGGGTCTGGCCAGGGACTTCGTGGATGCCCATCCTGTGCGCGGGCGCGCGGCGGACGAGCGGGACTTGTTTCCCGAAGAGGGCCGCCTTTCGGAAAAGGTGACCTTGACGGCCGCCAACGCGTTTGGGTTCGATCGTTTTGACCGGGTCTTCTCGGCCCCGTATCGATTGGGGGAACATGCGGCCACCGCATTCCTTTCCCGGCGAAAATCGACGGATGAGGCCGCCGTGCTGGCAGAGGCGTATGGCGCTTTCCTGCTCGAATATGGCGGGGTGGCGGTGCCGGCGCCGTCAGATCTGCCGCCCATGACAATCATCGAAATCCTGGACGGCTTCGAGATCGTCTTCAGCCGGGGAGATCTGATAGGCGGCGTGCATGAGGCCACCGATCTGCAGGTCGCCCTGGCGCTGGCCGATCGGCTCTATCGCAACCTGGGGGAGGGCATGGGTGCCAGGTAA
- a CDS encoding periplasmic heavy metal sensor, with amino-acid sequence MQTPLRTLLWVSALLLVVIGGSALAGDTRGRWWHVEEIAGQLQLPEDEIRRLDAAYEAALIRMIEIRSQVEIERIKLRSLMEQPDFDENEVMAQHQNQEAARRRLSEERFRFLLEVRKIVGHDRFVQLLEIQDEHRKRRFSKDREKPS; translated from the coding sequence ATGCAAACTCCCCTTCGCACGTTGCTCTGGGTCAGTGCTCTCTTGCTGGTGGTCATCGGAGGATCCGCCTTGGCCGGCGATACCCGCGGCCGGTGGTGGCATGTGGAAGAGATCGCCGGGCAGCTGCAGCTACCCGAAGATGAGATCCGCCGGCTCGATGCCGCCTACGAGGCCGCCCTTATTCGGATGATTGAAATTCGAAGCCAGGTTGAGATCGAGCGGATCAAGCTCCGTTCGTTGATGGAACAGCCGGATTTCGATGAAAACGAGGTGATGGCGCAGCACCAGAATCAGGAGGCGGCGCGCAGGCGGTTATCCGAAGAGCGGTTCAGATTCCTGCTGGAAGTCCGCAAGATCGTCGGGCACGATCGATTCGTCCAGCTCTTGGAGATCCAGGATGAACACCGCAAACGTCGTTTTTCAAAAGACCGGGAGAAGCCTTCTTAA
- a CDS encoding 3-isopropylmalate dehydratase large subunit: MGKTIAEKIFDAHLVDRPTLDRYVLRLDAVFCHEITTPMAINDLVVRGKDRVFDASRIKAVIDHVTPAKDGKTATQGLILRQWARRHGIRDFFDIGRNGVCHALFPEKGFVRPGYTIIMGDSHTCTHGAFGAFAAGVGTTDLEVGILKGVCAFRFPATMRIEVTGTLQPGVFPKDVILSIIGRIGVNGATDRVIEFHGPTVAAMSMEERMTLCNMAIEAGATCGICPPDRVTVDYLWPFIQDEFDSPEAALAAYARFAPDPDATYEQTIAHDISDLAPQVTFGYRPDNVKPVSEMAGAPIDQVYIGSCTNGRIEDLRIAARVLQGHTIDPAVRGIVSPATPQIFAQALREGIIDIFMAAGFCVTNPTCGACLGMSNGVLAEGEVCAATTNRNFSGRMGKGGMVHLMSPATAAASAIAGKIVNSKLYESS, from the coding sequence ATGGGAAAGACGATCGCCGAAAAGATTTTCGACGCCCACCTGGTGGACCGCCCCACGTTGGACCGCTACGTCCTGCGGCTGGACGCGGTCTTCTGTCATGAAATCACCACGCCCATGGCCATCAACGACCTGGTGGTACGGGGCAAGGACCGGGTCTTCGATGCGAGCCGCATCAAGGCGGTGATCGACCACGTCACCCCGGCCAAGGACGGCAAAACCGCCACCCAGGGCTTGATACTCCGGCAATGGGCCCGACGGCACGGCATCCGGGACTTCTTTGACATCGGCCGCAACGGGGTGTGCCATGCTCTTTTCCCCGAAAAAGGATTCGTGCGGCCCGGCTACACGATCATCATGGGTGACTCGCACACCTGTACCCACGGGGCCTTCGGCGCTTTCGCGGCCGGGGTGGGCACCACCGATCTGGAGGTGGGCATCTTAAAAGGCGTATGCGCCTTCCGCTTTCCGGCCACCATGCGCATCGAGGTGACCGGCACCCTGCAACCCGGCGTCTTCCCCAAGGACGTGATCCTGTCGATCATCGGCCGCATCGGGGTCAACGGCGCCACCGACCGGGTGATCGAGTTCCACGGTCCGACCGTCGCAGCCATGAGCATGGAAGAGCGCATGACCCTTTGCAACATGGCCATCGAGGCCGGCGCCACCTGCGGCATCTGCCCGCCCGACCGGGTGACGGTGGACTACTTGTGGCCGTTCATCCAAGACGAGTTCGACTCCCCCGAAGCGGCGCTGGCGGCCTATGCCCGGTTTGCACCCGACCCGGATGCGACCTATGAACAGACCATCGCGCACGACATCTCGGATTTGGCGCCCCAGGTGACCTTCGGCTACAGGCCTGACAATGTCAAGCCGGTGTCCGAAATGGCCGGCGCCCCTATCGATCAGGTCTATATCGGTTCGTGCACCAACGGCCGCATCGAGGATCTTCGCATCGCGGCCCGGGTACTCCAGGGCCACACCATCGACCCGGCCGTGCGCGGCATCGTTTCCCCGGCCACGCCCCAGATCTTTGCCCAGGCTTTGCGGGAAGGCATTATCGACATCTTCATGGCCGCCGGTTTCTGCGTCACCAACCCAACCTGCGGCGCCTGTCTGGGCATGAGCAACGGGGTGCTGGCCGAAGGCGAGGTATGCGCGGCCACCACCAATCGCAATTTCAGCGGCCGTATGGGTAAAGGCGGCATGGTGCATTTGATGAGCCCGGCCACGGCCGCGGCGTCGGCCATTGCCGGCAAGATCGTCAATTCAAAGCTCTATGAATCGTCATGA
- a CDS encoding DUF362 domain-containing protein has translation MPGKTPHIAQPSRRAFLRRLTCSLMGALGTGALGLAFWDRRGPSPAVVAPTSDPLPDFRLPEKGGRLAIVHGADRGQTLAAALHALGGLGGFIRPGDRVLLKVNAAFATPPMLGATTHPDLVTHMIRLCLEAGAGRVDVTDNPINDPASCFELTGIGPAARRAGARVVLPTEDRFESYSMTGGRLIVRWPVLTRPLREVDKLIGLAPVKDHHRSGASLTMKNWYGLLGGRRNIFHQQIHAVITELAMLARPTLVILDGTTSMMTNGPTGGSLDDLKDTHTMIAGTDAVAVDSVGAGLLGRSVDDLPYLRMAAEAGLGTVDYRSVSKGAPSL, from the coding sequence GTGCCAGGTAAAACGCCCCATATCGCACAACCATCTCGCAGGGCCTTTTTGCGCCGTCTGACGTGCAGCCTGATGGGGGCCCTGGGCACCGGCGCCCTGGGGCTGGCCTTCTGGGACCGCCGGGGGCCATCGCCTGCCGTTGTCGCCCCGACGAGTGACCCCCTGCCCGACTTCAGGCTGCCTGAAAAAGGCGGCCGGCTGGCCATCGTCCATGGCGCCGATCGCGGGCAAACACTCGCCGCCGCGCTCCATGCGCTGGGCGGCTTGGGCGGCTTCATCCGCCCCGGCGATCGGGTATTGTTGAAGGTCAACGCCGCTTTTGCCACCCCTCCGATGCTGGGGGCCACCACCCATCCGGATCTGGTGACCCATATGATACGCCTTTGCCTCGAGGCTGGTGCTGGGCGAGTGGACGTCACCGACAACCCGATCAATGATCCGGCCAGTTGTTTCGAACTGACCGGCATCGGGCCGGCGGCCCGCAGGGCCGGGGCGCGAGTGGTGCTGCCCACCGAGGATCGCTTCGAATCCTATTCGATGACCGGCGGGCGTCTGATCGTCCGCTGGCCCGTTTTGACCCGGCCCTTGCGGGAGGTGGACAAACTCATCGGTCTGGCACCGGTCAAGGACCACCATCGCAGCGGTGCCAGCCTGACCATGAAGAACTGGTATGGCCTGCTGGGCGGACGCCGGAATATCTTCCACCAGCAGATTCATGCCGTCATCACCGAGCTGGCCATGCTGGCCAGGCCGACCCTGGTCATCCTCGACGGCACGACCAGCATGATGACCAATGGCCCTACCGGCGGTTCCCTGGACGATTTGAAGGATACCCACACCATGATCGCCGGCACCGATGCGGTGGCCGTGGACAGTGTCGGGGCCGGGTTGCTGGGAAGATCGGTGGACGATCTGCCCTACTTGCGAATGGCCGCCGAAGCCGGTCTGGGCACCGTCGATTATCGGTCCGTTTCCAAAGGTGCGCCCTCACTTTGA
- a CDS encoding 3-isopropylmalate dehydratase small subunit, whose translation MKDFKGEVLFLDRSDINTDEIIPARYLTEITREALKARLLEDLNLEEFDPSTDIQGKRVVITRSNFGCGSSREHAPWALEVNGIHLVIAESFARIFRQNMFNCGMLAIELAPDIIDGLFGRFAGRQTFVEVDFDNSRLTVRSGDEEETVPFTISDFDRRLVEAGGWVEFADAHY comes from the coding sequence ATGAAGGATTTTAAAGGCGAGGTGCTCTTTTTAGACCGCTCCGATATCAACACCGACGAGATCATTCCGGCCCGCTACCTGACCGAAATCACCAGGGAGGCCCTCAAGGCCCGTCTGCTCGAAGACCTCAATCTGGAGGAGTTCGATCCGTCCACCGATATTCAGGGCAAGCGCGTCGTCATCACCCGCAGCAATTTCGGATGCGGCTCTTCGCGTGAGCATGCACCCTGGGCCCTGGAAGTCAACGGCATCCATCTGGTGATCGCCGAGAGCTTCGCGCGCATTTTCCGTCAAAACATGTTCAACTGCGGCATGCTGGCCATCGAACTGGCGCCCGACATCATTGACGGGCTGTTCGGGCGTTTCGCCGGCCGGCAGACATTCGTGGAGGTGGATTTCGACAACAGCCGCCTGACGGTCCGCAGCGGCGATGAGGAGGAGACGGTTCCTTTCACGATCTCCGATTTCGACCGACGTCTGGTCGAGGCCGGGGGGTGGGTCGAGTTTGCCGATGCGCACTATTGA